A section of the Candidatus Limnocylindrales bacterium genome encodes:
- a CDS encoding peptidylprolyl isomerase, which produces MQRAENAQRRPAAVPETTALRTRLALTAASILMVCAAPAAAAESPAAKPVKPAVIQPAKPAATKSAATKPAKPATAKTAKAKSPAAKPAKPGAATAPAESAAKTDTENTNSRFLDGVVAVIDGDPITLRELKRYGTSSAPFLPPDVRGNYKMLLDSMIEHRLLKAEFEKNGIAAENSMVDRYIAGILQETHQTRQTLELDIAKAGLSWNDYYERMREEVERIQLVNLQIRSRVNVPEEEVRDVWENDPKYVEDEKLEVGAIFLPVKLGEPADAALEEARKVRKEADRNFEAAARKYSQGPAAAEGGHLGDFKRGTMASHFEKGLAGLKEGDVSEPIQGPGGYYIVKLIDIKVSGRVPFEQVKEELSDKLYEQRLQERYQKWVTTDLRKDHRVEILVDGLALIAADADARASEASAKPAAIAGAGTASAATPANPAVAGTASANAAVGGAAVAMPATNATGTADAPREPAAP; this is translated from the coding sequence GTGCAGCGCGCTGAGAACGCACAGCGTCGCCCGGCGGCTGTCCCGGAGACGACCGCACTTCGTACGCGGCTTGCGCTGACAGCGGCGTCGATCCTGATGGTGTGCGCGGCACCTGCGGCGGCGGCCGAAAGCCCGGCGGCCAAGCCGGTCAAGCCTGCGGTCATCCAGCCGGCAAAACCGGCTGCCACGAAATCGGCGGCGACCAAGCCGGCGAAACCCGCTACTGCGAAAACCGCCAAGGCGAAGTCCCCTGCAGCCAAGCCCGCGAAACCTGGCGCTGCGACGGCGCCCGCCGAAAGCGCCGCTAAGACCGACACCGAGAACACCAATTCCCGATTCCTCGACGGTGTGGTTGCGGTGATCGACGGCGATCCGATCACGCTCCGCGAGCTCAAGCGCTACGGCACCAGCAGCGCGCCGTTTCTGCCGCCCGACGTGCGCGGAAACTACAAGATGCTGCTCGATTCGATGATCGAGCACCGCCTTCTCAAGGCCGAGTTCGAAAAGAACGGCATCGCCGCCGAAAACTCGATGGTCGATCGCTACATCGCCGGCATCCTCCAGGAAACTCATCAGACCCGGCAGACGCTCGAGCTCGACATCGCCAAGGCCGGGCTGTCGTGGAACGACTACTACGAGCGCATGCGGGAAGAAGTCGAGCGCATCCAGCTCGTCAACCTGCAGATCCGTTCGCGCGTCAATGTTCCGGAGGAGGAAGTGCGCGACGTCTGGGAGAACGACCCGAAGTACGTCGAGGACGAAAAACTCGAAGTCGGAGCGATCTTCCTCCCGGTCAAGCTCGGCGAGCCGGCGGACGCGGCGCTCGAGGAGGCCCGCAAGGTCCGCAAGGAAGCCGATCGAAACTTCGAGGCGGCAGCACGCAAATACTCGCAAGGGCCGGCCGCGGCCGAAGGCGGCCATCTCGGCGACTTCAAGCGCGGCACGATGGCGTCGCATTTCGAAAAGGGACTCGCCGGACTGAAGGAAGGCGATGTTTCCGAGCCGATCCAGGGGCCCGGCGGCTACTACATCGTCAAGCTGATCGACATCAAGGTGTCCGGCCGGGTTCCGTTCGAGCAGGTGAAGGAGGAGCTTTCCGACAAGCTCTACGAGCAGCGCCTCCAGGAACGCTACCAGAAGTGGGTCACGACCGATCTGCGCAAGGACCATCGCGTCGAGATCCTCGTCGACGGTCTTGCGCTGATTGCTGCCGACGCCGATGCACGTGCCAGCGAAGCGTCGGCAAAGCCGGCAGCGATTGCCGGCGCAGGAACTGCTTCGGCCGCGACTCCGGCGAATCCTGCAGTCGCCGGCACTGCGAGCGCGAATGCAGCCGTCGGCGGTGCTGCGGTCGCGATGCCCGCGACCAACGCTACGGGCACGGCCGACGCGCCCCGCGAGCCCGCTGCTCCGTGA
- the pdxA gene encoding 4-hydroxythreonine-4-phosphate dehydrogenase PdxA, which translates to MKPLVAVSLGDPAGIGPEIVVEAATRPSVRRACRLVVYGDEAVIAAARKARRIAAGAASAIERIEPVTSLRLAGSLPKPGKRCGEAAFRYLEAAALATSTGRADALATAPLNKFWLHEAGHHYDGHTEYLAELAGMPATMMLAGPRLRVVLVTTHISLAKVPTVLTTDRIVAAGRTASDHLARFHRIAKPRLAVAALNPHAGEGGLFGDEEARIIAPAVRRLRAARVDASGPFPADTLFAAAVSGAYDAVLCMYHDQALIPLKLVDFREAVNVSMGLPFLRTSPDHGTAYDLAGSGRASADSMEASILLAAAMAAGRGAASSAKGSGHAPGARGSAPRRARKAVPAKRKPR; encoded by the coding sequence GTGAAGCCGCTCGTCGCCGTCAGTCTCGGCGACCCGGCCGGAATCGGACCCGAGATCGTAGTCGAAGCCGCCACGCGTCCATCGGTGCGACGCGCGTGCCGGCTCGTCGTATACGGTGACGAGGCCGTGATCGCTGCCGCGCGCAAAGCCCGGCGAATCGCAGCCGGCGCAGCGAGCGCGATCGAGCGCATCGAGCCCGTGACCAGCCTGCGTCTTGCGGGAAGTCTGCCGAAACCGGGAAAACGCTGCGGGGAAGCGGCATTCCGCTATCTCGAGGCCGCGGCGCTCGCGACCTCAACGGGACGGGCCGACGCGCTCGCGACCGCGCCGCTGAACAAGTTCTGGCTGCACGAGGCCGGTCACCACTACGACGGACACACCGAGTATCTCGCCGAGCTTGCCGGCATGCCGGCGACGATGATGCTGGCGGGACCGCGGCTGCGCGTCGTGCTGGTGACCACGCATATCTCACTCGCGAAAGTACCGACGGTGCTGACGACCGATCGCATCGTGGCTGCCGGCCGTACGGCGTCCGATCACCTCGCGCGCTTTCATCGCATCGCGAAGCCGCGCCTTGCGGTTGCCGCGCTCAACCCTCACGCCGGTGAGGGCGGACTGTTCGGAGACGAGGAAGCGCGCATCATCGCGCCTGCGGTGCGCAGGCTGCGCGCGGCGCGAGTCGACGCGAGCGGTCCGTTTCCGGCCGACACGCTGTTTGCCGCCGCAGTCTCGGGTGCATACGATGCGGTTCTTTGTATGTATCACGACCAGGCACTGATCCCGCTTAAGCTCGTCGACTTCCGCGAGGCGGTGAACGTCTCGATGGGGCTTCCGTTCCTGCGCACGTCGCCGGATCACGGCACCGCGTACGACCTCGCCGGCAGCGGCCGCGCGAGCGCCGACAGCATGGAAGCGTCGATCCTGCTCGCTGCCGCGATGGCGGCTGGCCGCGGCGCGGCCAGCTCCGCGAAAGGCAGCGGCCACGCGCCCGGCGCGCGAGGTTCCGCTCCACGGCGCGCACGGAAAGCCGTCCCGGCGAAAAGGAAGCCGCGTTGA
- a CDS encoding phosphomannomutase/phosphoglucomutase has translation MKLNPQIFREYDIRGIPGVDYDEEFSALLGRAFGTMLRERGISRCVVGRDCRLSSAAQTGALEQGLRETGIDVTDVGMCATPLLYFAVHHLDLAAGIQVTGSHNPADHNGFKIVVGKSTIYGDDIRDLARRIDHRIFTSGSGSEDKFQIVPAYCGFLAEHFGRVAAGLKVVVDSGNGTAGPVAPRVYRSMGAEVIELYSEPDGNFPNHHPDPTVEKNLADLIAKVRETGADLGVAFDGDSDRVGVVDAKGRIVWGDEMLVVFARDILERHPGATIVSEVKCSQRLYDDIAARGGNGIMWKAGHSLLKAKMRETGALLGGEMSGHLFFADRYFGFDDGIYAGARMIEILARTRRSLEDMLSDLPRSVSTPEIRVPCPDEQKFRLADAALRRFRELGHEIVDVDGVRVVFDHGWGLIRASNTQPILVLRFEATDDVSLARYRRLIETELDKLREDLPAE, from the coding sequence TTGAAGCTCAACCCGCAGATTTTCCGGGAGTACGACATTCGCGGCATTCCGGGCGTCGACTACGACGAGGAGTTCTCTGCGCTTCTCGGCCGCGCGTTCGGCACGATGCTGCGCGAGCGCGGCATTTCGCGCTGCGTCGTCGGACGCGACTGCCGCCTGAGCAGCGCCGCGCAGACCGGTGCGCTCGAGCAGGGGCTTCGCGAAACCGGCATCGACGTGACCGACGTCGGCATGTGCGCGACCCCGCTGCTGTACTTCGCCGTCCATCATCTCGATCTCGCGGCCGGCATCCAGGTGACCGGCAGTCACAATCCGGCCGACCACAACGGCTTCAAGATCGTCGTCGGCAAGTCGACGATCTACGGCGACGACATTCGCGACCTCGCGCGCCGCATCGACCACCGCATCTTCACGTCGGGAAGCGGCAGCGAGGACAAGTTCCAGATCGTTCCGGCCTACTGCGGATTTCTCGCGGAGCATTTCGGCCGCGTCGCCGCGGGCCTCAAGGTGGTCGTCGACAGTGGCAACGGCACGGCGGGTCCGGTCGCTCCGCGCGTGTATCGAAGCATGGGCGCCGAGGTCATCGAGCTCTACAGCGAGCCGGACGGAAACTTTCCCAATCATCACCCGGATCCGACGGTCGAGAAGAATCTTGCCGACCTCATCGCCAAGGTCCGCGAGACGGGCGCCGATCTCGGCGTCGCGTTCGACGGCGATTCCGACCGTGTCGGCGTCGTCGATGCGAAGGGCCGCATCGTCTGGGGCGACGAAATGCTCGTCGTGTTCGCGCGCGACATCCTCGAGCGTCATCCGGGCGCGACGATCGTCTCCGAGGTCAAGTGCTCGCAGCGGCTTTACGACGACATCGCGGCCCGCGGCGGCAACGGCATCATGTGGAAAGCCGGCCACTCGCTGCTCAAGGCCAAGATGCGCGAGACCGGCGCGCTTCTCGGCGGCGAGATGAGCGGCCACCTGTTTTTCGCAGACCGCTACTTCGGCTTCGACGACGGCATCTATGCCGGTGCGCGCATGATCGAGATCCTCGCGCGGACCCGGCGCAGCCTCGAGGACATGCTCTCGGACCTGCCGCGCAGCGTGTCCACTCCAGAGATCCGCGTGCCGTGTCCTGACGAGCAGAAGTTCCGCCTGGCCGACGCTGCGCTGCGGCGTTTCCGCGAGCTCGGCCATGAGATCGTCGACGTCGACGGCGTGCGCGTCGTGTTCGATCACGGCTGGGGCCTGATCCGCGCGTCGAACACGCAGCCGATCCTCGTGCTGCGCTTCGAGGCCAC